A genomic segment from Rhodospirillum centenum SW encodes:
- a CDS encoding class II aldolase/adducin family protein, whose protein sequence is MRSRTDESEAGARAALLRAAQALNALGINQGRSGNVSVRTAQGFLVTPSGVAYEAMTPDMLVPVTLDGGYRGDLRPSSEWRLHRDIYRHRPEAGAVVHVHSTAATALACLRLRIPAFHYMVAMAGGTSIELADYATFGTQELSDAMLAALGPRRACLLANHGQIAYGATLEKALDLAVEVEALARQYWHARSLGEPVILSEAEMAEVTRRFAAYGKPAAERTAADDAVLGFPHRLDG, encoded by the coding sequence TTGAGGAGCAGGACGGACGAGAGCGAGGCGGGCGCCCGGGCGGCCCTGCTGCGCGCGGCCCAGGCGCTCAACGCGCTGGGCATCAACCAGGGCCGGTCGGGCAATGTCAGCGTGCGGACGGCGCAGGGCTTCCTGGTCACCCCGTCGGGCGTGGCCTATGAGGCGATGACGCCGGACATGCTGGTGCCGGTCACGCTGGACGGCGGCTACCGCGGCGATCTCCGCCCGTCCAGTGAATGGCGCCTGCACCGCGACATCTACCGGCACCGGCCGGAGGCGGGAGCGGTGGTGCATGTGCATTCCACCGCCGCCACGGCTCTGGCCTGCCTGCGCCTGCGCATCCCGGCCTTCCACTACATGGTCGCCATGGCCGGCGGGACCTCCATCGAGCTGGCGGACTATGCCACCTTCGGCACGCAGGAACTGTCCGACGCCATGCTGGCGGCGCTGGGCCCGCGCCGCGCCTGCCTGCTGGCCAACCACGGCCAGATCGCCTATGGCGCCACGCTGGAGAAGGCGCTCGACCTCGCGGTGGAGGTGGAGGCGCTGGCCCGGCAGTACTGGCACGCCCGCAGCCTGGGCGAGCCGGTGATCCTGTCCGAGGCGGAGATGGCGGAGGTGACCCGCCGCTTCGCCGCCTACGGCAAGCCGGCGGCCGAGCGCACGGCCGCGGACGACGCCGTGCTGGGCTTCCCCCACCGGCTGGACGGCTGA
- a CDS encoding amidohydrolase: protein MRGLLRTLLGGLLLATPAAAQEPADLVFWGGPIHTAEEATPDVEAVAVRDGRIVHAGPRAGAQALVGPATQVVDLRGAALFPGFTDAHMHLDGVGQRALSLDLSREPSLAALLATVAARVARQPPGSLLTGGGWIETHWPEQRFPTRQDLDTVAPDLPVLLTRADGHALVANSAALRAAGIDADTAAPEGGEILRDAEGRPTGMLIDTAMSLVAGLRKEPTVEERRRAYAEGAALYARLGWTGVHTMGTPLEDVPIQEALLAEGALPLRVYNLVRRIDGERLVAEGPRQSGDGRIVTRGVKLFADGALGSRGAALLEPYADAPGRGLVLLDPAETAPFLAAALKSGIQVATHAIGDRANRLVLDAYQAAFAAVPAAERALADPRWRVEHAQIVAPADRPRFAGLGVIASMQPSHAIGDLHFAPARLGPESARLGDSYAWRSLLESGAVVAGGSDAPVEVGDPRIEFYAAVARRDLSGFSGPGWHPEQALDRQAALRLFTLAPAHAAFQERDLGSIAVGKKADLTVFSADLMTVPVEEIPKARALLTVVDGTIAYRAEGW, encoded by the coding sequence ATGCGGGGACTTCTGCGCACGCTCCTGGGCGGACTGCTGCTGGCGACGCCAGCGGCCGCGCAGGAGCCGGCCGATCTGGTGTTCTGGGGCGGGCCGATCCACACGGCGGAGGAGGCGACCCCCGACGTGGAGGCGGTGGCGGTGCGCGACGGGCGCATCGTGCATGCCGGCCCGCGGGCCGGGGCCCAGGCCCTGGTCGGCCCGGCCACGCAGGTGGTGGACCTGCGCGGGGCGGCGCTGTTCCCCGGCTTCACCGACGCGCACATGCATCTGGACGGCGTCGGCCAGCGCGCCCTGTCGCTGGACCTGTCCAGGGAGCCGTCGCTCGCCGCGCTGCTCGCCACCGTGGCGGCGCGGGTGGCCCGGCAGCCGCCCGGCAGCCTGCTGACCGGCGGCGGCTGGATCGAGACGCACTGGCCGGAGCAGCGCTTTCCCACCCGCCAGGACCTGGACACCGTGGCGCCGGACCTGCCGGTGCTGCTGACCCGCGCCGACGGCCACGCCCTGGTGGCGAACAGCGCCGCCCTGCGCGCCGCCGGGATCGACGCGGACACGGCGGCGCCGGAGGGCGGCGAGATCCTGCGCGATGCCGAGGGCCGGCCCACCGGCATGCTGATCGACACCGCCATGTCGCTGGTCGCCGGGCTGCGCAAGGAACCGACGGTGGAGGAGCGCCGCCGCGCCTATGCCGAGGGCGCGGCGCTCTATGCCCGGCTGGGCTGGACCGGCGTCCACACCATGGGCACGCCGCTGGAGGACGTGCCGATCCAGGAGGCGCTGCTGGCCGAGGGGGCGCTGCCCCTGCGCGTCTACAATCTGGTCCGCCGCATCGACGGCGAGCGGCTGGTGGCCGAGGGACCGCGGCAGAGCGGCGACGGCCGCATCGTCACCCGCGGCGTCAAGCTGTTCGCGGACGGTGCGCTGGGGTCGCGCGGCGCGGCGCTGCTGGAGCCCTATGCCGACGCGCCGGGCCGCGGCCTCGTCCTGCTGGACCCGGCGGAGACGGCCCCCTTCCTGGCCGCGGCGCTGAAATCCGGCATCCAGGTCGCCACCCACGCCATCGGCGACCGCGCCAACCGGCTGGTGCTGGACGCCTACCAAGCCGCCTTCGCCGCCGTGCCGGCGGCGGAGCGGGCGCTGGCGGACCCGCGCTGGCGGGTGGAGCATGCCCAGATCGTCGCCCCGGCCGACCGGCCGCGCTTCGCCGGGCTGGGCGTCATCGCCTCCATGCAGCCCAGCCACGCCATCGGCGACCTGCACTTCGCCCCGGCCCGGCTGGGGCCGGAGAGCGCCCGGCTGGGCGATTCCTATGCGTGGCGCAGCCTGCTGGAGAGCGGGGCGGTGGTCGCCGGCGGCTCCGACGCGCCGGTGGAGGTGGGCGACCCCCGCATCGAGTTCTACGCCGCCGTGGCGCGGCGCGACCTCTCGGGCTTCAGCGGTCCCGGCTGGCATCCGGAACAGGCGCTCGACCGGCAGGCCGCGCTGCGGCTGTTCACCCTGGCCCCGGCCCATGCCGCCTTCCAGGAACGGGATCTCGGCAGCATCGCCGTCGGCAAGAAGGCGGACCTGACCGTCTTCTCCGCCGACCTGATGACCGTGCCCGTGGAAGAGATCCCGAAGGCCCGCGCGCTGCTGACCGTGGTGGACGGCACCATCGCCTATCGTGCCGAGGGCTGGTGA
- a CDS encoding DUF4411 family protein — protein sequence MFLTDANVFIEAKNRYYDFDICPGFWDWMDAQVPEMKVCSIKPVYDELAGGGDSLSRWVKDRRADGRFLKVDDVAAQTFFARVAATVQAGAFKPEAKAQFLSGADPWLVAKAGAIGATVVTQEKYQAGAQRRVPLPNICQAFGVPYIDTFELLKQGAAKFRIAV from the coding sequence ATGTTCCTGACGGACGCCAACGTGTTCATCGAGGCCAAGAACCGGTATTACGACTTCGACATATGCCCGGGATTCTGGGACTGGATGGATGCGCAGGTGCCGGAAATGAAGGTCTGCAGCATCAAGCCTGTCTACGACGAGTTGGCCGGCGGCGGCGACAGCCTCTCCCGATGGGTGAAGGACCGCAGAGCCGACGGCCGCTTCCTCAAGGTGGATGACGTGGCGGCGCAGACCTTTTTCGCCAGGGTGGCTGCGACCGTCCAAGCCGGCGCTTTCAAGCCAGAGGCCAAGGCCCAGTTCCTCTCTGGCGCCGACCCATGGTTGGTGGCAAAGGCCGGCGCCATCGGGGCTACAGTCGTGACGCAGGAGAAGTATCAGGCTGGCGCACAACGCCGGGTCCCGCTGCCCAACATCTGTCAGGCGTTCGGCGTGCCCTATATCGATACCTTCGAGCTGCTGAAGCAGGGTGCTGCAAAATTCAGGATTGCCGTGTAA
- a CDS encoding XRE family transcriptional regulator translates to MSEALVSPEILRWARERAGLPVDALAKKLGTTAETVLDWEGGAARPTFRQAERFADAAHVPFGYLFLPEPPEEVLPIPDLRTVGDAPRRRFSLDFMDLLRDVLQKQDWYREHLIEIGAPRKAFVGRFGPDAQAETVAADIRDTLQIATVQRSTRTPEEFITELSEASETAGVWVMRTGYVGSNTHRTFTVEEFRGFAIVDDYAPLVFVNGRDAKAAQAFTLAHELAHIWVGQSGVSNPGLDAPQTLDVERFCNIIAAEVLVPAAELDRVWSRTDSVEANASWLSRTFKVSRIVIARRALDLRLIDRAEFFAFYQQEVRRWQKIESSGGGDFYLNMPVKNGKQFTRAVLNSAMSGHLLLREAGALLHMKPAQVKDLYRRQMMVTS, encoded by the coding sequence ATGAGCGAGGCACTGGTCAGTCCAGAGATTCTGCGCTGGGCACGGGAGCGGGCCGGCTTGCCCGTGGATGCGCTCGCAAAGAAACTGGGGACGACCGCCGAGACTGTACTGGACTGGGAAGGGGGCGCCGCGAGGCCCACTTTCCGACAGGCGGAACGGTTCGCAGACGCCGCCCATGTCCCCTTTGGATACCTGTTCCTGCCGGAACCGCCCGAAGAGGTCCTGCCCATTCCCGACCTGCGGACCGTGGGCGACGCGCCGCGGCGGCGCTTCAGCCTGGACTTCATGGACCTCTTGCGGGATGTGCTGCAGAAGCAGGACTGGTACAGGGAGCACCTGATCGAGATCGGCGCCCCGCGAAAGGCGTTCGTCGGCCGGTTCGGTCCGGACGCGCAGGCGGAGACCGTGGCCGCGGATATCCGGGACACGTTGCAGATCGCCACCGTCCAGCGATCCACACGAACACCGGAGGAGTTCATCACGGAGCTGTCGGAGGCCAGCGAGACCGCGGGTGTCTGGGTGATGCGGACAGGCTATGTGGGGAGCAACACCCATCGCACCTTCACCGTGGAGGAGTTCCGCGGCTTCGCCATCGTGGATGATTATGCGCCCCTGGTTTTCGTCAACGGCCGTGATGCCAAGGCCGCCCAGGCGTTCACCCTGGCGCACGAACTGGCCCACATCTGGGTCGGTCAGAGCGGCGTCTCCAATCCCGGCCTTGATGCGCCGCAGACGCTGGATGTCGAGCGGTTCTGCAATATCATAGCGGCCGAAGTGCTTGTGCCTGCCGCCGAGCTTGACCGGGTCTGGAGCCGAACGGACTCGGTCGAGGCCAACGCCTCCTGGTTGTCCCGCACCTTCAAGGTCAGTCGGATCGTGATCGCACGCCGCGCCCTTGACCTCAGGTTGATTGACCGCGCAGAGTTCTTTGCGTTTTACCAGCAGGAAGTGCGCCGCTGGCAGAAAATCGAGTCCAGTGGCGGGGGCGATTTCTACCTGAACATGCCCGTCAAGAACGGAAAACAGTTCACCAGAGCGGTGCTCAACAGCGCCATGAGCGGACACCTCCTGCTGCGCGAGGCGGGAGCACTGCTGCACATGAAGCCGGCGCAGGTGAAGGATCTCTACCGCCGGCAGATGATGGTGACGAGCTGA